The DNA segment ACATGCTCAATGCATCCCCAGATAAGGCAGTCTGAGCCCGGCAAATGCCCGATATGCGGCATGGATCTGATTCCGCTTAACACCGACCATTCTGAAGAAAATTCAATGGAAATCAGGATGTCCCCAACCGCCATGCAGCTTGCGAACGTGCAAACCTCCATAATCACCAGGCAAAAACCAGTGCAGGAAGTACGCATGAATGGGAAAGTAAAAGCTGATGAACGCGAAATAGCTTCTCAATCTTCACATATACCTGGTCGCATTGAAAAACTCATGGTAAGTTATACGGGTGAACAGGTAAGCAAAGGGCAGGTTTTGGCTTATATCTATTCACCCGAACTGGTTACCACCCAGGAAGAACTGTTTGAAGCCCGGAAAGTCAAGGACAAACAACCTCAGTTATACCAGGCTGCCAGGGGTAAACTTCTGAATTGGAAGTTAACCGATAAGCAAATTGACAACATATTGGAAGCGGGTGAGCCACAGGAGCAGTTTCCCTTACGGGCAGATGTATCGGGTGTGGTATTAAACAAAAAAGTGAATCTGGGGGATTATGTAAAAAAAGGACAAGCACTTTTTGAAGTGGCGGACCTTTCCAAAATATGGGTATTGTTTGATATCTACGAAAGCGATTTACCATGGATAAAAAAGGACGATGAGGTGTTCTTCAGTATTCCGTCTTTACCAGGTGAAACCTTTAAAGGGAGGATCACTTTCGTTGATCCGGTGATCAACCCCAGAACCAGGGTAGCCGCCGCAAGACTGGAAATGGCCAACCCCGGCATGAAGCTCAAGCCGGATATGTTTGCAGTGGGAATTGCAAAAAGCCCGATACAACAAATGGAGAAAGAGCTGATTGTTCCCAAATCAGCTGTGATGTGGACTGGTGAACGGTCGGTGGTTTACATCAAACAAAGCAGCGAATCCGGTATCAGCTTTATGATGCGGGAAATTACCCTGGGCCCTGCTCTGGGAGATAGCTACATTGTTAAAGATGGCATTGAAGAAGGGGTCGAAATTGCAACCAATGGCACCTTCAGCATTGACGCAGCAGCACAGCTGGCAGGCAAGCCCAGTATGATGAATCCCGGAGGCGGACCGGTATCAATGGGGCACAACCATGCCGGTCTGCCGGATGGACCGGGAAGCATGTTCGCAGGCAATGAATCCTCACCTCATGCTAAAACCATATCCATCAGCAAGAAAGCAAAAGAAGCCTTGCTTCCTATTTTTCAGGAATACCTGACACTAAAAGATGCACTGGTAACTGATGACCTTGAAAAGAGCAAGCACGCAGCCGCAGCGCTACTGAGTAACTTCAAAAAGGTCAGCATGGGACTATTTACAGGAGAAGCCCACAACGTATGGATGCAACATAGTGAAGCTGCAGAAACACTTCTTAAATCCATTAATAACGCCTCGGATATCGGGGAAGCCAGACAACATTTCAAAAAATTGTCGGATCAGCTCATTATGCTGGCAATAACCTTCGGACCTTTTGAAAAGGAACTATATATCCAGCATTGTCCAATGGCCAATAACAACAAAGGTGCGGACTGGATAAGTGGAGAAAAGCAAATACAAAATCCCTATTTCGGTGAAAGCATGATCGGTTGCGGAAAGATTACCAAACAAATCAAATAAATACCATGAAAGACGTTCAAAAATTTTCAACCAATATCAACTGCAATGGCTGCGTCACGGCCGTAACAGAAACACTAAATCGTTTGGCCGGCGAAGGTCACTGGAATGTTGACACGAACAGCGAACAAAAGATTTTGACTGTCGAAGGAAATGCAGATGGCAATGA comes from the Flavobacteriales bacterium genome and includes:
- a CDS encoding efflux RND transporter periplasmic adaptor subunit, with product MKNLNRKTVYIALGTLITGFFLGWGFFGGTPESTVNKHQHISSEKTIWTCSMHPQIRQSEPGKCPICGMDLIPLNTDHSEENSMEIRMSPTAMQLANVQTSIITRQKPVQEVRMNGKVKADEREIASQSSHIPGRIEKLMVSYTGEQVSKGQVLAYIYSPELVTTQEELFEARKVKDKQPQLYQAARGKLLNWKLTDKQIDNILEAGEPQEQFPLRADVSGVVLNKKVNLGDYVKKGQALFEVADLSKIWVLFDIYESDLPWIKKDDEVFFSIPSLPGETFKGRITFVDPVINPRTRVAAARLEMANPGMKLKPDMFAVGIAKSPIQQMEKELIVPKSAVMWTGERSVVYIKQSSESGISFMMREITLGPALGDSYIVKDGIEEGVEIATNGTFSIDAAAQLAGKPSMMNPGGGPVSMGHNHAGLPDGPGSMFAGNESSPHAKTISISKKAKEALLPIFQEYLTLKDALVTDDLEKSKHAAAALLSNFKKVSMGLFTGEAHNVWMQHSEAAETLLKSINNASDIGEARQHFKKLSDQLIMLAITFGPFEKELYIQHCPMANNNKGADWISGEKQIQNPYFGESMIGCGKITKQIK